Part of the Polycladomyces zharkentensis genome, ACGGGGTCCACCTCAGTCTGGATTTGGACGGATTGGACCCGAAAGATTGTCCGGGTGTGGGCACACCGGTTGTCGGCGGGATTACCTACCGTGAAAGTCACTTGGCGATGGAGATGCTGGCGGAAGCGAATGTGCTCACATCGGCTGAGTTTGTGGAAGTCAACCCGATTTTGGACAATGGCAACAAAACAGCCAAGGTCGCCGTGGCTTTGGTGGGATCGGCCTTCGGGGAAATCGTGTTGTAGCACACGGATTCACTTAACCGCATGGGTGCAGGAAACCCTCTGCGGGCCATTTCCTTTAAGCAAAGCATACTTTGCCCGCGTCCTGTACCCACCGCTTCCAAGCGGCGCCGGTTTCCCTGTTGTACAGGGCGCAGATGAAGCGTGCCGGGAAAGTGGTGTGCGATATGGATAAACGCCCTGGAAACGATTTTGAATGGAAGTGGGGAGCCTCTTTCAGCAGCATGGCGGATTTCCGCTGTACAGGAGACACTTGATCCCCGTCATCATGTTGCTTTGCTGCGTGTTGGACGAATGAACAGCCTGAACGTTTCAACCGTACGTGAACAGTACGGTTCAACGGGCGGTTGCCCTTTGATCATCTCATCATGCAATTCCCGATACACTGCCTTGGCAGAAAAGACGGGACTTCCGTTTTTGTTCTTGACTCCGTTTTCGTTCCCTCCGATTCCGCGAACCCATCGAATGAGACGGTTTCCAAAGCCCGGACAGCCGTTGTGCCGACAGCGATCACCCGTGTTTGCCGCATCGTTTGGCTTCGTTGAACATGTTGGCTGTTTCCAACGGTACCCTGTACTCATCCCGATTTTCCTCAGGGGATAATTGCCTTCGTTTTTCTCATCCGCCAAAGCAACTGCATCCGACTCGCCGGCATTCCACATCAACAGGCTCACATACCGATACATGATTGGATGGCATTTATTTCACTTTTCATTCATCGGGAGTGCGCTTATAATTATTCATATGTCAGCATAATTATCGTCAGCTGTGAAAGAAGGTTTCCACTTGTCCGCAAGTGGGGAACAAGATATAGAAACCCTGATTCACTTGCAGGTTGGACAAGATGGATTTCCGTACCGCGGTGGAGCGGTGCTAGGTGGTTGAGGAGGTGTCGCAGTCAGATGAGTCAAGTCAAAGCGATTGAGATGGAGAAAGATCACCCATTGCGACGGGATGTTCGCTTTTTGGGTCACATTCTGGGTGATGTCTTGGTCATGCACGGGGGAGAAGCATTGTTGAACAATGTGGAAAAGATCCGGGAAATGACCAAACAGCTTCGTCAGAGCTATGACCCGGAAATATTGAAACAGTGCAAAACCCTGATACAGGGTTTGTCGCCCAAGATGCGTCGGGATGTGATCCGTGCGTTTGCTATCTACTTCCAACTTGTCAACATTGCAGAGCAAAACCACCGAATTCGCCGTCATCGCGAGTACCGCCGTTCGAGAAAAGATGTGGTTCAGCCCGATTCGATTGAGAGCGCCGTACGGGAATTGAAGGAACAGGGCCTTACGCCGGAACAGGTGGAAGAGATTCTGGACGTGCTCGCATTGGAACTGGTGATCACAGCCCATCCCACTGAGGCGATGCGCCGTACGGTATTGGATATTCATCATCGCATTGCCAAGCGGGTGGAGGAATTGGATCATCCCTATCTGACGGAAGAAGAAAGGGAGTGCATTCGCCAGGAGTTGCTGGGAGAAGTGATCACGTTATGGCAAAGCGATGAGCTGCGGCAACGGAAGCCCACTGTGATGGACGAAGTGCGCAATGGCCTGTACTATGTGGACGAGACGCTGTTCGATGTGTTGCCCGGGATTCACCGCGAGCTGGAACGTTGCCTGAAACGGTATTATCCTGATCATGAATGGCATGTGCCATCTTTTTTACGGTTCGGTTCGTGGATTGGCGGGGATCGGGACGGCAATCCTTCAGTCACGCCGGAAGTGACTTGGCGGACCTTGCGGTTGCAGCGCGACTTGGTGATTACGAAGTATGAAGAGGCACTCAGGCGTTTGATCAAAAAATTGAGCCATTCCATGCGGAATGTGCGCGTGTCGGAGGCATTGCTGGACTCATTGCGGGCAGATGAAGAAGAAGTGGTATTGGCGGATATCGGGGAAGGCAAATGGCGGAATGAACATGAACCGTACCGCCGCAAATTGACCTATATGCTCGCACGATTGCACCATACGCGTCTGGGCAAGAAAGATCACGGGATCTATCGTTCCCCGGAAGCATTTTTATCCGATCTTCGGCTGATCGAACAAAGCTTGCGCGGCCATCACGCCGACGTGATTGCCGATCGGGAGCTTGGCCGGTTGATCCGGCAAGTGGAGCTGTTCGGATTCCATCTTCTTACGTTGGATATACGCCAACACAGTGGCGAACATGAAAAGGCCCTGACGGAGATTTTGTCCGGTATGGGCATCGTCGAGCATTACGATCAACTGTCTGAAAAGGAAAAAATCAATTTATTGACGGAGTTGCTGGAAGATCCTCGGCCATTGACGTCCCCGTTCATGTCGTTTTCACCGGAAACGGAACAATGTTTGGAGTTGTTCCGTGTGATCCGGCGGGCCAAGGAAGAATTTGGGGAGGATGCGATCCGCAACTACCTGATCAGTATGACGCAAGGCACCAGCGATTTGCTCGAGGTGGTGCTGTTCGCCAAAGAAGTGGGGTTGTTCCGAAAAACACCGAACGGTCCGATCTCCCGGCTTCACGTGGTTCCCTTGCTGGAGACGATCGACGATTTGCATCGCGCTCACGAGATCATGGAGGCGTATTATCGTCATCCTTCTTATGTGCCGGCCAATGCGGAGCATCATCCCACGCAGGAGATTATGCTTGGATATTCGGACAGCAATAAGGATGGCGGCGTGCTGACGGCCAACTGGGAGCTGTATCACGCTCAACAACGGTTGTACCGGCTGTCCCGCCGATACGGGATCAACACGAAATTTTTCCACGGCCGCGGCGGGGCGCTGGGGCGCGGCGGCGGGCCGTTGAACCGCAGTATCCAGGCAAAGCCGCCGGAGACGGTAGTGGGCGGAGTGAAAATCACGGAACAAGGAGAAGTTCTTTCTTCGCGCTATGCATTGAAACCGATCGCGTTCCGCAGTCTTGAACAAGCCACTTCCGCGTTATTGCTGTCGGCCGCATCCGCTCTCACCGGTCGGGAGTCTGAGGAAAAGCCGGAATGGTTGGAGGCGATGGCCGAAATTTCGGAAGAGGCGCTCAAAGCATATCAATCTTTGGTATTTGAAGACCCCGATTTTCTCTCCTACTTCCATACAGCCACACCGCTGCCGGAGATCGGAGAACTCAAAATCGGTTCGCGACCGACACGCCGCAAAAACAGCCAAGCGTTCGAAGATCTGCGTGCCATTCCGTGGGTGTTCGCGTGGACGCAAAGCCGGTATCTGTTCCCCGCATGGTATGCGGCGGGCACGGGATTTGCCCGGTTTGTGCAACAACACGAAGACGGCTTGCAGATCTTGAAGGAAATGTACCGGGATTGGCCATTCTTCCGTTCGCTGGTCGACAACCTGCAGATGGCGTTGGCCAAGGCGGACTTCGTCATTGCCCGCGAATATGATTCATTGGTGCAGGATCGTGATGCAGCGGATCGAATTTTCGGTAAATTGGAGGAGGAGTATCGCTTGACCCGCGAAATGGTGCTGGCCATTACGGGGCAAGCGGATGTGCTGGATCACGTTCCGGTGATCCAGGAATCGATCCGCCTGCGCAATCCGTACGTGGACCCGCTCAGCTTCATCCAGGTCGATCTGTTGCACCAGTTGCGGTATCACTGCTCCTCCAAAGAGGAGTGTAAGGAAACACTCGAACAGGTGCTGTTGACCATCAACGGTATTGCGGCGGGATTGCGCAATACGGGCTGATTCGGGAAAACAGCGAACCGATGTTGATGAACTGTCGGGGAGAGCCAAGCCGCTTCCCAGCCTAGACACTGGGGTGCTTCTGAACAAACGGTGAACAGCGAGGGTGTCCTGACACCAGGGAAAGCGATTCTCCACGCGGGGAATGAGTCGGGGTAAGAACTCCCGAAGAAGCCGCTCCCGCATTGGGCTGTTTGCGAAATTTTGTCCGCAGTCTCTGGCATTGAGGAAAAATTGTAGAATTTTGACGGCTGGTGGGCTATGATATGAGTAACGTCAAACGCCCTCGGTCGTGACATGAAAAGGACTTCCGCCGGGAGGTCCTTTTTCCATCTTTCTTTGCAGAAAAATCACCTTTCGCCTTCCATTTTTGCTACACTAAGTGTATGAGTGACAGAACGTCCGTTTATTGTACAAGCCCCGTTCGGAAGTGGTGCCGGCTGAGGTGTGGCAGGTTTCACGTTTTCTTTTGCTTTGGGATGCCTTATGATGAAAAAAGGCGCGAGAAAGTGGAATCTCCGATTGCATCCCATCACAGACTAACAGAAGGCAACAATCGGATGGAGGCGCCCCATGCTTACGCTGGACGGTGTGACCCGTTATGTCAACGATTTTGTCGACATTTTGATCGTCAGTTACATCATATATCAGTTGTTGTTGCTCCTTCGCGGTACAAGAGCGGTACAACTGCTGAAGGGGATTTTTGTGGTCGTGGGCGTCTGGATGGTCAGCAGCTTCTTTCACCTGTCCACTTTGCAGTGGTTGATGCAGAATTTGTTTTCTGTTGGTGTCATCGTCATTTTGATCATCTTTCAGCCCGAGTTGCGCAGGGCATTGGAACAGTTGGGAAGGGGCGGCTTTTTCGGACGGAGCAAATTTGCCGAAGAACAGGAAGTCAGCCGTCTCGTGGGTGAATTGAACAAAGCGGTCACCCACTTGTCCAAGCGCCGCATCGGTGCATTGATTGTGGTGGAAAGGCAAACCGGGTTATCCGACTACATCGAAACCGGCATCGAATTGTCGGCAGCCGTCAGTTCAGAGCTGTTGATCAACATCTTTCTGCCCAACACGCCATTGCACGACGGTGCGGTGATCATCCGCAAAGACCGGATCATGGCCGCAGGTTGCTATCTGCCCCTGTCGGAAAACCCGTTTATCAGCAAAGAGCTGGGAACCCGGCACCGTGCAGGAATCGGCATGTCCGAGGTATCCGACGCCATCGCCGTAATCGTTTCGGAGGAAACCGGCAGTGTATCATTGGCCATCCACGGCCGGTTGGAACGCGGACTGAGTGAGGAAATGCTCTTGACGCGTTTGTATGAAGAACTGAGGCCCCCCGAGAAAAACGGCAACTTTTGGAGTTGGAAGGGGGAGTGAGCGATGGAAAAATGGTTTGAAAGCAATACGGTACTGAAATTGCTCGCTCTCGGATTGGCAATCACGCTGTGGATGTCAGTCAATGATAAAACACTGCCGCTTCCCAGGGAAGATGAGAGCTTCACCACGATCCGCAACGTCACACTGGAAGCGCGGTTTGATCAGGAGCGCATGGATTTGACGGATGCCCCCAAGACAGTCAACCTGAAACTGAAGGGCAACCTGTACGCATTGGATCAACTGAATCCGGATGAGTACCACGCCTATGTGGATTTGCGCCAACTGGGTCCCGGTACGCACCGAAACGTCCCGGTAAAGGTGAAAGGTCTGCCGTCCGGCATTGAGGTGGAAGTGGAACCGTCACAGGTCGATGTGACGCTGGAGCTCAAAGAGCAAAAAGAGATGCCCGTACATGTGGATCTGGTGGGCACACCCGCTCCCGGTTACAAAGCGGGCAAACCGATCATCTCCCCGACGCGCGTTCTGATCCGGGGTTCTGCATCGCTGTTGGACCAAGTGACCGCCGTCAAGGCGGTTGTCAATGTGGACGGAGCAACTGAAACGGTTTCGAAGTCAGTTACGTTACAAGTATACGGGGAAGAAGGTCCGCTCAACCGGGCGGAGGTGTTGCCGCGTCCCGTCGTGGATGTGGAAGTGCCCGTGGCCAGTCCCAACGCTGAGATCCCGCTCAATGTGGGCATTGATAAATATCCCCCTGCGGGATACGCCGTCAGTCAATTGACCATGAACGTGGACAAAGTGACCGTTTACGGTCCTGCGGAATATATTCAAGGATTAGAAGTATATCCCGGACCCAAATTGGACTTGTCCCGGACCAAGAAGGATGATACCTTCGAAATGCCCATCCCGTTGGTCAACGGTGTCGACAGAGTGGAGCCGAAAACAGTGCGGATCTCTGTGAAAATCGTTCCGGCGCAGGCCCGAACATTGACCAATGTGCCGATCGAGTTGAGCGGTTTGAGCGAGGGACTGAAGTCGCAGGTGATCACTCCGTCGGGGGGAAGGATGTACATGACGGTAACGGGAGCCCCCGACTTGATCCGGAATCTGAAACCCGGTGACATCCGCGCGTATGTGGATGTGTCCCGGTTACCGCCGGGTATTTACGCCCGACCGATCCAAATCAAATTACCGCCGTATGTCCGGTTACAGGATGATCCGGTTTTGATGGCGACAGTACGGCTTTCCAAATAGATGCGAACCAATCGGGGGATTGCGCTTGTTTTTCCCCGAGGGTGACGCGTCCGAGGAACATTTTTGTTCCAAAGGACGTCTGAAGGTTTGAAGGAGGAGAAATCATCATGGGTAAGTATTTTGGAACAGACGGTGTACGAGGGGTGGCCAACCGCGAGTTGACGCCGGAGTTGGCGTTTCGTCTCGGCCGCTGCGGTGCGTATGTGTTGACGCAAACCAAAGAGCGTCCGCGCGTGGTGGTGGGACGTGATACCCGTCTGTCCGGTCAGATGTTGGAATCCGCTTTGATTGCGGGAATGTTGTCCATCGGTGTGGACGTAATCCGCGCAGGCGTTGTCAGCACACCGGGTGTGGCCTATTTGACACGTCACTGTGAAGCGGATGCGGGTGTGATGATTTCCGCGTCCCACAATCCGTTCCAAGACAATGGGATCAAATTTTTCGGTGCGGATGGTTTCAAGCTGTCGGATGAAACCGAGGCTGAGATCGAGAAGTGGCTGGATGAGCCGGAAGATCGCCTGCCGCGGCCGGAAGGAGAGGGAATCGGGCGGATCGTCGATTACCCCGATGCGGCACAGCACTACCTGGAGTACTTGAAAACCACGATCAATACGGATTTGTGCGGTATGCACATCGTGGTGGATTGTGCCAATGGGGCGGCATCGGATTTGGCTCCCCAACTGTTGCGTGAGCTGGGTGCGGATGTGACGGTGCTCGCCGCTGAGCCGGATGGTGTCAATATCAATGTGCACAGTGGCTCCACCCACCCGGAGAAACTTCAGCAGGAAGTGGTCAACCGCCAGGCGCATCTGGGACTGGCGTTCGACGGGGATGCCGACCGGTTGATCGCCGTGGACGAAAATGGCGATTTGGTGGACGGCGATCATATATTGGCGATTTGCGGGAAATATCTCAAGGAAAAAGGGCAATTAAAAGGGAATACGGTCGTCGCCACGGTGATGAGTAATATCGGCTTTTTCAAAGCACTGGAGGAGTTGGGAATCGCCGCGGAAAAAACCAAGGTGGGCGACCGCTATGTGATGGAAGCGATGCGGGACGGTGGCTACATTCTCGGCGGTGAGCAGTCCGGTCACATCATCTTCTTGGAACACAACACGACGGGAGACGGGCTGTTGACCGCACTGCAGCTCTTGCAGGTTGTCAAGGACAAGGGCAGCACCTTGAAGGAGCTGGCGTCCATTGTGACCAAATACCCGCAAATTCTGGTAAATGTACCCGTCAAAAAGAAAGAGGGCTGGGATCAAAACGAAGCGATCCGCAGCAAAATCTCGGAAGTGGAACAAGCGCTCGGAAACGAAGGTCGCGTGTTGGTGCGTCCGTCCGGTACGGAACCGCTCATTCGGGTAATGGCGGAAGGGCCTGATGTAAAAGCGCTGCAAAGATATGTAGAAAGCATCGCGGAAGTGGTACGCGAACAATTGGCGTCCTGAGCAGCGTCCGGGTACAGTCGCATAAGCCGTCTCCCTGCCCCTGCACGAAAGCGACGGGCGGGAGACGACCTGTTCGCCTTTACAATGAATCGATTATTGCGTAAGATAATAAATAGTTTTTTATATTTAAGGGAGGTGATGTGGAAAAAACGGGTGGTGGTTCGTGTTCCGGTTTTGTCGTCAAGCGCCAGGACTGCCGGTGAAGGCAGTTGACGAGGTGGAGGACGATCGATTTTTCGGCGGATACCTCCCGGCCCGGCATCGGGGCCGCCGAGCCGAAACACAAAAGGAAGAGGCGACTCTTCCCACAAAGGTTTCGGCACGATGCCGCAAGTCACGTCGGTTTGAAAATAAAAACACAAATAGCGAGCACGGTAGAGAAAAAATGAAGAAGAGAGAGGAGAAACCTCTCCGGCTCTGTCAATTGAAGGGGGTTTGGTGAAACCGATGTGCGGAATCGTTGGATATATTGGGCCGAAACAAGCCCAGGAGATTTTGTTGGAAGGCCTGAGCAAGCTGGAATACCGTGGGTATGACTCCGCGGGATTGGCGGTTTATAACGGCGAAACCATTGGTGTGCAAAAATCCAAAGGACGACTGAGCGAGCTGGAAGCACGGCTGAAATCCCGCTCCCTGCCTGGCAATCTGGGGATTGGCCATACCCGCTGGGCAACTCACGGGAAGCCTTCCGATGAGAACTCGCACCCGCATGTGGACCAAGAGCAACGGTTTGCTGTCGTTCACAACGGGATTATCGAGAATTATCTCGAGCTGAAAGAAGAACTGCAAGCAAAGGGGCGCGTGTTCACCTCCGAGACGGACACCGAAGTGATCGCTCATCTTCTCGCCGATCTGTGGGACGGAGATCTGGTGTCCACGGTGCAAAAAGTGGTTGCCCGATTGGAAGGGGCTTACGCGCTGGGTATCATCAGTGAGCATGAACCGGACAAAATGGTGGCGGTCCGTTTGGCCAGTCCGTTGATCGTCGGTGTGGGCAAAGGCGAAAACTTTATCGCTTCGGACATCCCGGCCATCTTGAAACACACGCGTGACATTTACGTGGTGGAAGACGGAGAAATGGCCGTCATCACACGGGACGACGTACAATTGATGAAAATGGACGGCACCCCGGTCCAACGGGACATGCTGCACGTCGATTGGGATGTCGTCACCGCTGAAAAAGGCGGTTACGATCATTTCATGCTGAAAGAGATCTACGAACAGCCCAAAGCGATCCGGGACACCATGGCCGGTCGGGTCAAAGATGGCCAAGTGGATCTGTCCCGCGAAATCGGGTTGAGCGAAGATCAGATCAACAAAATCGAACGGATTCATATCGTGGCGTGCGGTACCGCGTATCATGCGGGGCTGGTCGGAAAATACGTGATCGAAGACTTGGTACGGATCCCGGTTGAGACGGACATCGCTTCTGAATACCGGTATCGCAACCCGATCATCACCCCGAATACGCTCGTGGTCGTCATCAGCCAATCGGGCGAAACGGCAGACACCCTGGCTGCACTCCGTGAAGCGAAAAAAGCGGGGGCTCGCGTACTGGCGATCACCAACGTGGTGGGTAGCTCCGTGGCTCGTGAAGCGGACGATGTGATCATCACCTGGGCTGGACCGGAAATCGCGGTGGCCTCAACCAAAGCATATACGTCCCAATTGATTGCCATCTACCTGCTGGGAGCCTATTTTGCCCGCATCCGTGGCACACGGGCGGAAAACGAGTTGGCCCACATTGTCACCGCGTTGCAACAATTGCCGGAAAAAGCGGATCAAGTGTTGAGCGACACCACGTCCATCCAGGAGTTTGCTCAGGAAATCGCCCGTCACGAAGACCTGTTCTTCCTGGGTCGCGGATTGGATTATGCGGTCGCCTTGGAAGGGTCACTCAAGCTGAAAGAAATCACCT contains:
- a CDS encoding CdaR family protein, encoding MEKWFESNTVLKLLALGLAITLWMSVNDKTLPLPREDESFTTIRNVTLEARFDQERMDLTDAPKTVNLKLKGNLYALDQLNPDEYHAYVDLRQLGPGTHRNVPVKVKGLPSGIEVEVEPSQVDVTLELKEQKEMPVHVDLVGTPAPGYKAGKPIISPTRVLIRGSASLLDQVTAVKAVVNVDGATETVSKSVTLQVYGEEGPLNRAEVLPRPVVDVEVPVASPNAEIPLNVGIDKYPPAGYAVSQLTMNVDKVTVYGPAEYIQGLEVYPGPKLDLSRTKKDDTFEMPIPLVNGVDRVEPKTVRISVKIVPAQARTLTNVPIELSGLSEGLKSQVITPSGGRMYMTVTGAPDLIRNLKPGDIRAYVDVSRLPPGIYARPIQIKLPPYVRLQDDPVLMATVRLSK
- the ppc gene encoding phosphoenolpyruvate carboxylase; the protein is MSQVKAIEMEKDHPLRRDVRFLGHILGDVLVMHGGEALLNNVEKIREMTKQLRQSYDPEILKQCKTLIQGLSPKMRRDVIRAFAIYFQLVNIAEQNHRIRRHREYRRSRKDVVQPDSIESAVRELKEQGLTPEQVEEILDVLALELVITAHPTEAMRRTVLDIHHRIAKRVEELDHPYLTEEERECIRQELLGEVITLWQSDELRQRKPTVMDEVRNGLYYVDETLFDVLPGIHRELERCLKRYYPDHEWHVPSFLRFGSWIGGDRDGNPSVTPEVTWRTLRLQRDLVITKYEEALRRLIKKLSHSMRNVRVSEALLDSLRADEEEVVLADIGEGKWRNEHEPYRRKLTYMLARLHHTRLGKKDHGIYRSPEAFLSDLRLIEQSLRGHHADVIADRELGRLIRQVELFGFHLLTLDIRQHSGEHEKALTEILSGMGIVEHYDQLSEKEKINLLTELLEDPRPLTSPFMSFSPETEQCLELFRVIRRAKEEFGEDAIRNYLISMTQGTSDLLEVVLFAKEVGLFRKTPNGPISRLHVVPLLETIDDLHRAHEIMEAYYRHPSYVPANAEHHPTQEIMLGYSDSNKDGGVLTANWELYHAQQRLYRLSRRYGINTKFFHGRGGALGRGGGPLNRSIQAKPPETVVGGVKITEQGEVLSSRYALKPIAFRSLEQATSALLLSAASALTGRESEEKPEWLEAMAEISEEALKAYQSLVFEDPDFLSYFHTATPLPEIGELKIGSRPTRRKNSQAFEDLRAIPWVFAWTQSRYLFPAWYAAGTGFARFVQQHEDGLQILKEMYRDWPFFRSLVDNLQMALAKADFVIAREYDSLVQDRDAADRIFGKLEEEYRLTREMVLAITGQADVLDHVPVIQESIRLRNPYVDPLSFIQVDLLHQLRYHCSSKEECKETLEQVLLTINGIAAGLRNTG
- the cdaA gene encoding diadenylate cyclase CdaA, producing MLTLDGVTRYVNDFVDILIVSYIIYQLLLLLRGTRAVQLLKGIFVVVGVWMVSSFFHLSTLQWLMQNLFSVGVIVILIIFQPELRRALEQLGRGGFFGRSKFAEEQEVSRLVGELNKAVTHLSKRRIGALIVVERQTGLSDYIETGIELSAAVSSELLINIFLPNTPLHDGAVIIRKDRIMAAGCYLPLSENPFISKELGTRHRAGIGMSEVSDAIAVIVSEETGSVSLAIHGRLERGLSEEMLLTRLYEELRPPEKNGNFWSWKGE
- the glmS gene encoding glutamine--fructose-6-phosphate transaminase (isomerizing) codes for the protein MCGIVGYIGPKQAQEILLEGLSKLEYRGYDSAGLAVYNGETIGVQKSKGRLSELEARLKSRSLPGNLGIGHTRWATHGKPSDENSHPHVDQEQRFAVVHNGIIENYLELKEELQAKGRVFTSETDTEVIAHLLADLWDGDLVSTVQKVVARLEGAYALGIISEHEPDKMVAVRLASPLIVGVGKGENFIASDIPAILKHTRDIYVVEDGEMAVITRDDVQLMKMDGTPVQRDMLHVDWDVVTAEKGGYDHFMLKEIYEQPKAIRDTMAGRVKDGQVDLSREIGLSEDQINKIERIHIVACGTAYHAGLVGKYVIEDLVRIPVETDIASEYRYRNPIITPNTLVVVISQSGETADTLAALREAKKAGARVLAITNVVGSSVAREADDVIITWAGPEIAVASTKAYTSQLIAIYLLGAYFARIRGTRAENELAHIVTALQQLPEKADQVLSDTTSIQEFAQEIARHEDLFFLGRGLDYAVALEGSLKLKEITYIHSEAYAAGELKHGTLALIEEGVPVISLATQEAIYDKMVSNIIEVKARGARVLGLALEGDQELHKSVDRVFTIPKTLPLLTPVLAVIPLQLIAYYACVSRGYDVDKPRNLAKSVTVE
- the glmM gene encoding phosphoglucosamine mutase, yielding MGKYFGTDGVRGVANRELTPELAFRLGRCGAYVLTQTKERPRVVVGRDTRLSGQMLESALIAGMLSIGVDVIRAGVVSTPGVAYLTRHCEADAGVMISASHNPFQDNGIKFFGADGFKLSDETEAEIEKWLDEPEDRLPRPEGEGIGRIVDYPDAAQHYLEYLKTTINTDLCGMHIVVDCANGAASDLAPQLLRELGADVTVLAAEPDGVNINVHSGSTHPEKLQQEVVNRQAHLGLAFDGDADRLIAVDENGDLVDGDHILAICGKYLKEKGQLKGNTVVATVMSNIGFFKALEELGIAAEKTKVGDRYVMEAMRDGGYILGGEQSGHIIFLEHNTTGDGLLTALQLLQVVKDKGSTLKELASIVTKYPQILVNVPVKKKEGWDQNEAIRSKISEVEQALGNEGRVLVRPSGTEPLIRVMAEGPDVKALQRYVESIAEVVREQLAS